One genomic region from Sander lucioperca isolate FBNREF2018 chromosome 3, SLUC_FBN_1.2, whole genome shotgun sequence encodes:
- the nkpd1 gene encoding NTPase KAP family P-loop domain-containing protein 1, producing MSHHTVIMNKPKKDDIYAYALSKTLTKVSSPATVGLYSSCQNRINMILGQMEVYMEQEALRTQQEYEGRYRPRSVTPSFSGFLALIGRMLFYRPIWTEENQQHHNIRFIHVHFSAWHFAGSDLLWAGLAIRLFHAMQMNFGKLRIVLYRVAQHNEEDEIKNKTVENGPNHWRSKKVCCCPLWFLVLSILVVPIIILVFVLTFSLPKPEVKPGGAVNGTNCQVDVLEGLAIAVFGVPAASALRFVFLIGKNLIFNQEKNIKKGMDNERVSSHLGFMNEVRKEMWFLSRFIQFMEVFERRRIRVVLQITNLDRCSPQKIVAVLDAINILLSDEECRYISILAVNPDVLVEKVNFADGCFSKEDRAYSLLHRIVTLAFTIPPLCDDSKRSLFYSLTSNSKNPEDISMSRNKRRTGGLEKTSSSDSLSLEIAFETKESYPLMDKTTADLDVNEEEVEMLVRSILTSNERNLNTYMFEDAMSMRRAINSIRVTVIIMKTLKKELPQPEYIAAWVVLANQWPCRLSWIIQCVEDAQQRADIDRNNTANTDDSKTLWTVFSESRAELYVMSAQIEDLLEQDGDPEMFEKFLAVDFQFTVKDLKTFEEATVNLDHSIRKELAHIRGTSRLKDSGWMRNLAPLPITTIINMKKEDVCEELERMEYPRKYIDTVKSHNLNGAALVFGDADDLKDLLGMTFGEWATFRLHFLGLPSHLRPQYKNMAMTHSHPQNKLSGVPLHVSNQYSSNPSLINS from the exons ATGTCACACCATACAGTCATCATGAATAAGCCAAAAAAAG ATGATATTTATGCATATGCGCTGTCCAAGACCCTGACAAAAGTTTCATCGCCTGCAACTGTAGGACTCTACTCTTCATGTCAGAATCGAATTAACATGATCCTCGGACAAATGGAAG TGTACATGGAGCAGGAAGCTTTGAGGACTCAGCAGGAATATGAGGGAAGATACAGGCCTCGCTCAGTTACGCCTTCATTTAGTGGCTTTCTAGCACTCATTGGCCGAATGCTCTTCTACAGGCCCATTTGGACAGAGGAGAACCAGCAACATCATAACATCAGGTTCATTCATGTACATTTTAGTGCCTGGCATTTTGCAGGCAGTGACCTGCTTTGGGCCGGGCTAGCCATACGGCTGTTTCATGCCATGCAGATGAACTTTGGGAAATTACGGATTGTACTATACCGTGTTGCTCAACATAATGAAGAAGACGAAATCAAGAACAAG acAGTGGAGAATGGTCCCAACCATTGGAGGTCCAAAAAGGTTTGCTGCTGCCCTCTGTGGTTTCTCGTCCTGTCCATTCTTGTGGTACCAATTATCATCCTGGTATTCGTGTTGACTTTTAGCCTTCCCAAACCTGAGGTAAAACCAGGCGGGGCAGTGAATGGAACAAACTGCCAGGTTGATGTGCTGGAGGGCCTGGCCATTGCTGTCTTTGGAGTCCCTGCAGCAAGCGCATTGAGGTTTGTCTTTCTGATTGGTAAGAACCTTATCTTCAACCAGGAAAAGAACATAAAGAAGGGGATGGACAATGAGCGGGTCAGCAGCCATCTGGGCTTCATGAACGAAGTGAGGAAGGAAATGTGGTTTCTGTCTCGATTCATCCAGTTTATGGAGGTGTTTGAGAGGAGGAGGATCCGGGTGGTACTGCAGATCACCAATCTGGACCGTTGCTCCCCCCAAAAAATTGTCGCAGTTTTGGATGCCATCAACATTCTGCTTTCAGATGAGGAATGTCGATATATTTCTATTCTGGCCGTCAACCCAGATGTTCTTGTGGAGAAAGTGAACTTTGCAGATGGCTGCTTTAGCAAAGAGGACAGAGCTTATTCACTGTTACACCGCATCGTGACTCTGGCCTTCACGATCCCACCGCTGTGCGATGATTCAAAGCGCAGTTTATTTTACAGCCTCACTAGTAATTCAAAAAACCCTGAGGACATAAGCATGAGCCGAAATAAACGTAGAACTGGGGGCCTCGAAAAGACATCCTCCTCAGATTCATTGTCACTGGAGATTGCATTTGAAACAAAAGAGTCATATCCACTGATGGACAAAACTACAGCAGACCTGGATGTAAATGAGGAGGAAGTAGAAATGTTGGTCCGGAGCATCCTGACCAGCAATGAAAGGAATCTAAACACGTACATGTTTGAGGATGCCATGTCTATGAGGAGGGCTATCAACTCCATTCGGGTGACTGTGATAATCATGAAGACTTTAAAGAAAGAGCTTCCTCAACCAGAATACATCGCAGCATGGGTGGTCTTGGCCAATCAGTGGCCTTGCCGCCTCAGCTGGATCATCCAGTGTGTGGAAGACGCTCAGCAGAGAGCAGATATTGATCGTAACAATACAGCAAACACTGATGATTCAAAGACCTTGTGGACAGTGTTCAGCGAGTCCAGGGCAGAGCTGTATGTGATGAGTGCACAGATTGAAGACCTCCTCGAGCAGGATGGAGATCCTGAGATGTTTGAAAAATTCCTCGCGGTAGATTTCCAATTCACTGTGAAGGACTTGAAGACATTTGAAGAAGCGACGGTGAACCTGGATCATTCAATTAGGAAGGAGCTGGCTCACATCAGAGGGACATCTAGGCTGAAGGATTCTGGTTGGATGAGGAACCTAGCTCCTCTGCCAATCACAACTATCATCAATATGAAGAAAGAGGATGTATGTGAAGAG TTGGAGAGGATGGAATACCCCCGTAAGTACATTGATACTGTGAAAAGCCATAACCTCAACGGTGCAGCACTGGTCTTTGGTGATGCAGATGATCTTAAAGACCTGCTAGGTATGACCTTTGGTGAATGGGCAACTTTCAGACTCCACTTCCTGGGTTTACCATCACATCTCCGACCACAATACAAGAACATGGCAATGACACATTCTCATCCTCAGAACAAGCTGTCTGGAGTTCCCCTCCATGTTTCCAATCAGTACTCGTCTAATCCCAGTCTGATTAACAGCTAA